The Mauremys reevesii isolate NIE-2019 linkage group 1, ASM1616193v1, whole genome shotgun sequence genome has a segment encoding these proteins:
- the FBXL14 gene encoding F-box/LRR-repeat protein 14 — MGRAVSRVTARSVPDRTIVRGGGRRRLQPSPDPAQRRLLLSPSPRPERGAWAQRRAQRGGAKQADPVGGSAGPGPRAAGSVAAARPLLPPRGAAGGPGLRGSETKEAAGLGAGTRDREEPPGAPARGRRHNAARGGPPAPAAAARGPQRGPPGAGIEAAAGAPEPGRAPPASSVPPACHTGRRCEGPGAGSSHSRAAGTQRKRQLAGPGGAEQRGSGGRGSRPGPEEPSSEDPAGAAAGPGCAMETHISCLFPELLAMIFGYLEVRDKGRAAQVCTAWRDAAYHRSVWRGVEAKLHLRRANPSLFPSLAARGIRRVQILSLRRSLSYVIQGMAEIESLNLSGCYNLTDNGLGHAFVAEIGSLRALNLSLCKQITDSSLGRIAQYLKGLEVLELGGCSNITNTGLLLIAWGLQRLKSLNLRSCRHLSDVGIGHLAGMTRSAAEGCLGLEQLTLQDCQKLSDLSLKHLARGLGRLRQLNLSFCGGISDAGLLHLSHMSSLRSLNLRSCDNISDTGIMHLAMGSLRLSGLDVSFCDKVGDQSLAYIAQGLDGLRSLSLCSCHISDEGINRMVRQMHGLRTLNIGQCVRITDKGLELIAEHLSQLTGIDLYGCTRITKRGLERITQLPCLKVLNLGLWQMTESEKVR; from the coding sequence ATGGGCCGCGCTGTTTCCAGGGTGACGGCTCGGAGTGTTCCGGATCGTACCAttgtgcggggaggggggaggagaaggctTCAGCCGTCGCCAGACCCAGCCCAGcgccgcctcctcctctccccctccccccggcctgaGCGCGGCGCCTGGGCCCAGCGGCGAGCGCAGCGCGGAGGAGCGAAGCAGGCGGATCCCGTCGGCGGCAGCGCGGGGCCTGGGCCCAGAGCGGCGGGGTCGGTAGCGGCGGCGCGGCCCCTTCTCCCCCCGCGCGGGGCAGCGGGCGGCCCCGGGCTGCGGGGCTCGGAGACAAAGGAGGCGGCGGGGCTCGGAGCCGGCACCAGGGACCGAGAGGAGCCTCCGGGAGCCCCCGCCCGGGGTAGGCGGCACAATGCGGCACGGGGCGGCCCGCCCGCACCGGCTGCAGCAGCGCGGGGGCCGCAGCGCGGCCCGCCCGGAGCGGGGATAGAGGCGGCGGCCGGAGCCCCagagccgggccgggcccctcccGCGAGCAGCGTCCCCCCGGCCTGTCACACGGGGCGGCGATGTGAGGGCCCCGGAGCCGGCAGCAGCCACAGCCGAGCAGCGGGGACCCAGCGGAAGCGGCAGCTGGCCGGGCCCGGAGGAGCCGAGCAGCGGGGATCCGGCGGGCGCGGCAGCCGGCCGGGCCCGGAGGAGCCGAGCAGCGAGGACCCGGCGGGCGCGGCGGCCGGGCCCGGGTGTGCGATGGAGACGCACATCTCGTGCCTGTTCCCGGAGCTGCTGGCCATGATCTTCGGGTACCTGGAGGTGCGGGACAAGGGCCGGGCGGCGCAGGTGTGCACGGCCTGGCGGGACGCCGCCTACCACCGCTCCGTGTGGCGGGGCGTGGAGGCCAAGCTGCACCTGCGCCGCGCCAACCCCTcgctcttccccagcctggcggCGCGGGGCATCCGGCGGGTGCAGATCCTGTCGCTGCGGCGCAGCCTGAGCTACGTGATCCAGGGCATGGCGGAGATCGAGAGCCTCAACCTGAGCGGCTGCTACAACCTCACCGACAACGGGCTGGGCCACGCCTTTGTGGCGGAGATCGGCTCGCTGCGGGCGCTTAACCTGAGCCTCTGCAAGCAGATCACCGACAGCAGCCTGGGCCGCATCGCTCAGTACCTCAAGGGCCTCGAGGTGCTGgagctgggcggctgcagcaACATCACCAACACCGGCCTCCTCCTCATCGCCTGGGGTTTGCAGCGCCTCAAGAGCCTCAACCTGCGCTCATGCCGTCACCTCTCTGATGTGGGCATTGGGCACCTGGCGGGCATGACCCGCAGTGCAGCTGAGGGCTGCCTGGGCCTGGAGCAGCTCACGCTGCAGGACTGCCAGAAGCTCAGTGACCTCTCACTAAAGCATCTGGCCCGAGGGCTGGGACGCCTCCGCCAGCTCAACCTCAGCTTCTGTGGGGGCATTTCAGATGCGGGGCTGCTCCACTTGTCCCACATGAGCAGCCTGCGCAGCCTCAACCTGCGCTCCTGTGACAATATCAGTGACACAGGCATCATGCATCTGGCCATGGGCAGCCTGCGCCTTTCGGGCCTTGATGTTTCCTTCTGTGACAAGGTGGGGGACCAGAGCCTAGCCTATATTGCACAGGGCCTGGATGGGCTGCGttccctctccctctgctcctgccaCATCAGCGATGAGGGCATCAACCGTATGGTGCGCCAGATGCATGGGCTCCGCACGCTCAACATTGGCCAATGTGTCCGTATCACTGACAAGGGCCTGGAGCTCATTGCAGAGCACCTCAGCCAGCTCACAGGCATTGATCTTTATGGCTGCACCCGCATCACTAAGCGGGGCTTGGAGCGCATCACCCAGCTGCCCTGTCTCAAAGTGCTCAACCTGGGACTTTGGCAAATGACTGAGAGCGAGAAGGTCAGGTGA